Proteins encoded together in one Capricornis sumatraensis isolate serow.1 chromosome 3, serow.2, whole genome shotgun sequence window:
- the GLYR1 gene encoding cytokine-like nuclear factor N-PAC isoform X4, with the protein MAAVSLRLGDLVWGKLGRYPPWPGKIVNPPKDLKKPRGKKCFFVKFFGTEDHAWIKVEQLKPYHAHKEEMIKINKGKRFQQAVDAVEEFLRRAKGKDQDLSIPESSTVKGMMAGPTATFKWQPNVSEPVKDADPHFHHFLLSQTEKPAVCYQAITKKLKICEEETGSTSIQAADSTAVNGSVTPTDKKIGFLGLGLMGSGIVSNLLKMGHTVTVWNRTAEKCDLFIQEGARLGRTPAEVVSTCDITFACVSDPKAAKDLVLGPSGVLQGIRPGKCYVDMSTVDADTVTELAQVIVSRGGRFLEAPVSGNQQLSNDGMLVILAAGDRGLYEDCSSCFQAMGKTSFFLGEVGNAAKMMLIVNMVQGSFMATIAEGLTLAQVTGQSQQTLLDILNQGQLASIFLDQKCQNILQGNFKPDFYLKYIQKDLRLAIALGDAVNHPTPMAAAANEVYKRAKALDQSDNDMSAVYRAYIH; encoded by the exons GGGAAAACTCGGCCGGTATCCTCCTTGGCCGGGAAAG ATTGTTAACCCACCCAAGGACTTAAAGAAACCACGTGGGAAGAAATGCTTCTTTGTAAAGTTTTTTGGAACAGAAGATCA TGCCTGGATCAAAGTGGAACAGCTCAAGCCGTATCATGCACATAAGGAGGAAATGATAAAGATCAACAAGGGGAAGCGATTCCAGCAAGCTGTGGACGCTGTGGAGGAGTTCCTCAGGAGAGCCAAAGGGAAGGACCAG GACCTCAGCATCCCTGAGTCTAGTACTGTGAAGGGGATGATGGCTGGACCCACGGCCACGTTTAAATGGCAGCCGAACGTGAGCGAG CCTGTTAAAGATGCAGACCCTCATTTCCATCACTTCCTGCTCAGCCAAACGGAGAAG CCAGCTGTCTGTTACCAGGCAATCACAAAGAAGTTGAAAATATGTGAAGAG GAGACGGGGTCCACCTCCATCCAGGCCGCAGACAGCACGGCGGTGAATGGCAGTGTCACACCCACAGACAAAAA GATAGGATTTTTGGGCCTTGGCCTCATGGGAAGTGGCATCGTCTCCAACTTGCTAAAAATGGGCCACACGGTGACTGTCTGGAACCGGACTGCAGAGAAA TGTGATTTGTTCATCCAGGAGGGGGCCCGCCTAGGAAGAACCCCCGCTGAAGTCGTTTCAACTTGTGACATCACTTTTGCCTGCGTGTCGGACCCAAAGGCAGCCAAGGAC CTGGTGCTGGGCCCCAGTGGCGTGCTTCAGGGGATCCGCCCCGGGAAGTGCTACGTGGACATGTCGACGGTGGACGCTGACACAGTCACCGAGCTGGCCCAG GTGATTGTGTCCAGGGGGGGCCGCTTTCTGGAAGCCCCGGTCTCAGGGAATCAGCAGCTGTCTAATGATGGGATGTTGGTGATCTTAGCGGCCGGAGACAGGGGCTTGTATGAGGACTGCAGCAGCTGCTTCCAGGCAATGGGGAAGACCTCCTTCTTTCTAG GTGAGGTTGGCAACGCAGCTAAGATGATGCTGATTGTGAACATGGTCCAGGGGAGCTTCATGGCCACCATTGCAGAGGGGCTCACCCTGGCCCAAGTGACAGGCCAGTCCCAGCAGACACTCTTGGACATCCTCAATCAGGGTCAGTTGGccagcatcttcctggaccagaagtGCCAAA ATATCCTGCAAGGAAACTTTAAGCCCGATTTCTACCTGAAATACATTCAGAAGGATCTCCGCTTAGCCATTGCGCTAGGTGATGCCGTCAACCATCCGACCCCCATGGCTGCTGCAGCCAATGAG gTGTACAAAAGAGCCAAGGCACTGGACCAGTCTGACAATGACATGTCTGCCGTGTACCGAGCCTATATACACTAA
- the GLYR1 gene encoding cytokine-like nuclear factor N-PAC isoform X5, whose translation MAAVSLRLGDLVWGKLGRYPPWPGKIVNPPKDLKKPRGKKCFFVKFFGTEDHAWIKVEQLKPYHAHKEEMIKINKGKRFQQAVDAVEEFLRRAKGKDQDLSIPESSTVKGMMAGPTATFKWQPNVSEPVKDADPHFHHFLLSQTEKPAVCYQAITKKLKICEEETGSTSIQAADSTAVNGSVTPTDKKIGFLGLGLMGSGIVSNLLKMGHTVTVWNRTAEKEGARLGRTPAEVVSTCDITFACVSDPKAAKDLVLGPSGVLQGIRPGKCYVDMSTVDADTVTELAQVIVSRGGRFLEAPVSGNQQLSNDGMLVILAAGDRGLYEDCSSCFQAMGKTSFFLGEVGNAAKMMLIVNMVQGSFMATIAEGLTLAQVTGQSQQTLLDILNQGQLASIFLDQKCQNILQGNFKPDFYLKYIQKDLRLAIALGDAVNHPTPMAAAANEVYKRAKALDQSDNDMSAVYRAYIH comes from the exons GGGAAAACTCGGCCGGTATCCTCCTTGGCCGGGAAAG ATTGTTAACCCACCCAAGGACTTAAAGAAACCACGTGGGAAGAAATGCTTCTTTGTAAAGTTTTTTGGAACAGAAGATCA TGCCTGGATCAAAGTGGAACAGCTCAAGCCGTATCATGCACATAAGGAGGAAATGATAAAGATCAACAAGGGGAAGCGATTCCAGCAAGCTGTGGACGCTGTGGAGGAGTTCCTCAGGAGAGCCAAAGGGAAGGACCAG GACCTCAGCATCCCTGAGTCTAGTACTGTGAAGGGGATGATGGCTGGACCCACGGCCACGTTTAAATGGCAGCCGAACGTGAGCGAG CCTGTTAAAGATGCAGACCCTCATTTCCATCACTTCCTGCTCAGCCAAACGGAGAAG CCAGCTGTCTGTTACCAGGCAATCACAAAGAAGTTGAAAATATGTGAAGAG GAGACGGGGTCCACCTCCATCCAGGCCGCAGACAGCACGGCGGTGAATGGCAGTGTCACACCCACAGACAAAAA GATAGGATTTTTGGGCCTTGGCCTCATGGGAAGTGGCATCGTCTCCAACTTGCTAAAAATGGGCCACACGGTGACTGTCTGGAACCGGACTGCAGAGAAA GAGGGGGCCCGCCTAGGAAGAACCCCCGCTGAAGTCGTTTCAACTTGTGACATCACTTTTGCCTGCGTGTCGGACCCAAAGGCAGCCAAGGAC CTGGTGCTGGGCCCCAGTGGCGTGCTTCAGGGGATCCGCCCCGGGAAGTGCTACGTGGACATGTCGACGGTGGACGCTGACACAGTCACCGAGCTGGCCCAG GTGATTGTGTCCAGGGGGGGCCGCTTTCTGGAAGCCCCGGTCTCAGGGAATCAGCAGCTGTCTAATGATGGGATGTTGGTGATCTTAGCGGCCGGAGACAGGGGCTTGTATGAGGACTGCAGCAGCTGCTTCCAGGCAATGGGGAAGACCTCCTTCTTTCTAG GTGAGGTTGGCAACGCAGCTAAGATGATGCTGATTGTGAACATGGTCCAGGGGAGCTTCATGGCCACCATTGCAGAGGGGCTCACCCTGGCCCAAGTGACAGGCCAGTCCCAGCAGACACTCTTGGACATCCTCAATCAGGGTCAGTTGGccagcatcttcctggaccagaagtGCCAAA ATATCCTGCAAGGAAACTTTAAGCCCGATTTCTACCTGAAATACATTCAGAAGGATCTCCGCTTAGCCATTGCGCTAGGTGATGCCGTCAACCATCCGACCCCCATGGCTGCTGCAGCCAATGAG gTGTACAAAAGAGCCAAGGCACTGGACCAGTCTGACAATGACATGTCTGCCGTGTACCGAGCCTATATACACTAA
- the GLYR1 gene encoding cytokine-like nuclear factor N-PAC isoform X3: protein MAAVSLRLGDLVWGKLGRYPPWPGKIVNPPKDLKKPRGKKCFFVKFFGTEDHAWIKVEQLKPYHAHKEEMIKINKGKRFQQAVDAVEEFLRRAKGKDQTSSHSSADDKNRRNSSEERSRPISGDEKRKLSLSEGKVKKNMGEGKKRVPSGSSERGSKSPLKRAQEQSPRKRGRPPKDEKDLSIPESSTVKGMMAGPTATFKWQPNVSEPVKDADPHFHHFLLSQTEKETGSTSIQAADSTAVNGSVTPTDKKIGFLGLGLMGSGIVSNLLKMGHTVTVWNRTAEKCDLFIQEGARLGRTPAEVVSTCDITFACVSDPKAAKDLVLGPSGVLQGIRPGKCYVDMSTVDADTVTELAQVIVSRGGRFLEAPVSGNQQLSNDGMLVILAAGDRGLYEDCSSCFQAMGKTSFFLGEVGNAAKMMLIVNMVQGSFMATIAEGLTLAQVTGQSQQTLLDILNQGQLASIFLDQKCQNILQGNFKPDFYLKYIQKDLRLAIALGDAVNHPTPMAAAANEVYKRAKALDQSDNDMSAVYRAYIH from the exons GGGAAAACTCGGCCGGTATCCTCCTTGGCCGGGAAAG ATTGTTAACCCACCCAAGGACTTAAAGAAACCACGTGGGAAGAAATGCTTCTTTGTAAAGTTTTTTGGAACAGAAGATCA TGCCTGGATCAAAGTGGAACAGCTCAAGCCGTATCATGCACATAAGGAGGAAATGATAAAGATCAACAAGGGGAAGCGATTCCAGCAAGCTGTGGACGCTGTGGAGGAGTTCCTCAGGAGAGCCAAAGGGAAGGACCAG ACATCATCCCACAGTTCTGCTGATGACAAGAATCGGCGTAATTCCAGTGAGGAGAGAAGTAGGCCAATCTCAGGTGATGAGAAGCGCAAGCTTAGCCTGTCTGAagggaaggtgaagaagaacatgggagaaggaaagaagagggtgCCTTCAGGCTCCTCAGAGCGAGGCTCCAAGTCCCCTCTGAAGAGAGCCCAGGAGCAGAGTCCCCGGAAGCGGGGTCGGCCCCCCAAGGACGAGAAG GACCTCAGCATCCCTGAGTCTAGTACTGTGAAGGGGATGATGGCTGGACCCACGGCCACGTTTAAATGGCAGCCGAACGTGAGCGAG CCTGTTAAAGATGCAGACCCTCATTTCCATCACTTCCTGCTCAGCCAAACGGAGAAG GAGACGGGGTCCACCTCCATCCAGGCCGCAGACAGCACGGCGGTGAATGGCAGTGTCACACCCACAGACAAAAA GATAGGATTTTTGGGCCTTGGCCTCATGGGAAGTGGCATCGTCTCCAACTTGCTAAAAATGGGCCACACGGTGACTGTCTGGAACCGGACTGCAGAGAAA TGTGATTTGTTCATCCAGGAGGGGGCCCGCCTAGGAAGAACCCCCGCTGAAGTCGTTTCAACTTGTGACATCACTTTTGCCTGCGTGTCGGACCCAAAGGCAGCCAAGGAC CTGGTGCTGGGCCCCAGTGGCGTGCTTCAGGGGATCCGCCCCGGGAAGTGCTACGTGGACATGTCGACGGTGGACGCTGACACAGTCACCGAGCTGGCCCAG GTGATTGTGTCCAGGGGGGGCCGCTTTCTGGAAGCCCCGGTCTCAGGGAATCAGCAGCTGTCTAATGATGGGATGTTGGTGATCTTAGCGGCCGGAGACAGGGGCTTGTATGAGGACTGCAGCAGCTGCTTCCAGGCAATGGGGAAGACCTCCTTCTTTCTAG GTGAGGTTGGCAACGCAGCTAAGATGATGCTGATTGTGAACATGGTCCAGGGGAGCTTCATGGCCACCATTGCAGAGGGGCTCACCCTGGCCCAAGTGACAGGCCAGTCCCAGCAGACACTCTTGGACATCCTCAATCAGGGTCAGTTGGccagcatcttcctggaccagaagtGCCAAA ATATCCTGCAAGGAAACTTTAAGCCCGATTTCTACCTGAAATACATTCAGAAGGATCTCCGCTTAGCCATTGCGCTAGGTGATGCCGTCAACCATCCGACCCCCATGGCTGCTGCAGCCAATGAG gTGTACAAAAGAGCCAAGGCACTGGACCAGTCTGACAATGACATGTCTGCCGTGTACCGAGCCTATATACACTAA
- the GLYR1 gene encoding cytokine-like nuclear factor N-PAC isoform X1, producing MAAVSLRLGDLVWGKLGRYPPWPGKIVNPPKDLKKPRGKKCFFVKFFGTEDHAWIKVEQLKPYHAHKEEMIKINKGKRFQQAVDAVEEFLRRAKGKDQTSSHSSADDKNRRNSSEERSRPISGDEKRKLSLSEGKVKKNMGEGKKRVPSGSSERGSKSPLKRAQEQSPRKRGRPPKDEKDLSIPESSTVKGMMAGPTATFKWQPNVSEPVKDADPHFHHFLLSQTEKPAVCYQAITKKLKICEEETGSTSIQAADSTAVNGSVTPTDKKIGFLGLGLMGSGIVSNLLKMGHTVTVWNRTAEKCDLFIQEGARLGRTPAEVVSTCDITFACVSDPKAAKDLVLGPSGVLQGIRPGKCYVDMSTVDADTVTELAQVIVSRGGRFLEAPVSGNQQLSNDGMLVILAAGDRGLYEDCSSCFQAMGKTSFFLGEVGNAAKMMLIVNMVQGSFMATIAEGLTLAQVTGQSQQTLLDILNQGQLASIFLDQKCQNILQGNFKPDFYLKYIQKDLRLAIALGDAVNHPTPMAAAANEVYKRAKALDQSDNDMSAVYRAYIH from the exons GGGAAAACTCGGCCGGTATCCTCCTTGGCCGGGAAAG ATTGTTAACCCACCCAAGGACTTAAAGAAACCACGTGGGAAGAAATGCTTCTTTGTAAAGTTTTTTGGAACAGAAGATCA TGCCTGGATCAAAGTGGAACAGCTCAAGCCGTATCATGCACATAAGGAGGAAATGATAAAGATCAACAAGGGGAAGCGATTCCAGCAAGCTGTGGACGCTGTGGAGGAGTTCCTCAGGAGAGCCAAAGGGAAGGACCAG ACATCATCCCACAGTTCTGCTGATGACAAGAATCGGCGTAATTCCAGTGAGGAGAGAAGTAGGCCAATCTCAGGTGATGAGAAGCGCAAGCTTAGCCTGTCTGAagggaaggtgaagaagaacatgggagaaggaaagaagagggtgCCTTCAGGCTCCTCAGAGCGAGGCTCCAAGTCCCCTCTGAAGAGAGCCCAGGAGCAGAGTCCCCGGAAGCGGGGTCGGCCCCCCAAGGACGAGAAG GACCTCAGCATCCCTGAGTCTAGTACTGTGAAGGGGATGATGGCTGGACCCACGGCCACGTTTAAATGGCAGCCGAACGTGAGCGAG CCTGTTAAAGATGCAGACCCTCATTTCCATCACTTCCTGCTCAGCCAAACGGAGAAG CCAGCTGTCTGTTACCAGGCAATCACAAAGAAGTTGAAAATATGTGAAGAG GAGACGGGGTCCACCTCCATCCAGGCCGCAGACAGCACGGCGGTGAATGGCAGTGTCACACCCACAGACAAAAA GATAGGATTTTTGGGCCTTGGCCTCATGGGAAGTGGCATCGTCTCCAACTTGCTAAAAATGGGCCACACGGTGACTGTCTGGAACCGGACTGCAGAGAAA TGTGATTTGTTCATCCAGGAGGGGGCCCGCCTAGGAAGAACCCCCGCTGAAGTCGTTTCAACTTGTGACATCACTTTTGCCTGCGTGTCGGACCCAAAGGCAGCCAAGGAC CTGGTGCTGGGCCCCAGTGGCGTGCTTCAGGGGATCCGCCCCGGGAAGTGCTACGTGGACATGTCGACGGTGGACGCTGACACAGTCACCGAGCTGGCCCAG GTGATTGTGTCCAGGGGGGGCCGCTTTCTGGAAGCCCCGGTCTCAGGGAATCAGCAGCTGTCTAATGATGGGATGTTGGTGATCTTAGCGGCCGGAGACAGGGGCTTGTATGAGGACTGCAGCAGCTGCTTCCAGGCAATGGGGAAGACCTCCTTCTTTCTAG GTGAGGTTGGCAACGCAGCTAAGATGATGCTGATTGTGAACATGGTCCAGGGGAGCTTCATGGCCACCATTGCAGAGGGGCTCACCCTGGCCCAAGTGACAGGCCAGTCCCAGCAGACACTCTTGGACATCCTCAATCAGGGTCAGTTGGccagcatcttcctggaccagaagtGCCAAA ATATCCTGCAAGGAAACTTTAAGCCCGATTTCTACCTGAAATACATTCAGAAGGATCTCCGCTTAGCCATTGCGCTAGGTGATGCCGTCAACCATCCGACCCCCATGGCTGCTGCAGCCAATGAG gTGTACAAAAGAGCCAAGGCACTGGACCAGTCTGACAATGACATGTCTGCCGTGTACCGAGCCTATATACACTAA
- the GLYR1 gene encoding cytokine-like nuclear factor N-PAC isoform X2, which produces MAAVSLRLGDLVWGKLGRYPPWPGKIVNPPKDLKKPRGKKCFFVKFFGTEDHAWIKVEQLKPYHAHKEEMIKINKGKRFQQAVDAVEEFLRRAKGKDQTSSHSSADDKNRRNSSEERSRPISGDEKRKLSLSEGKVKKNMGEGKKRVPSGSSERGSKSPLKRAQEQSPRKRGRPPKDEKDLSIPESSTVKGMMAGPTATFKWQPNVSEPVKDADPHFHHFLLSQTEKPAVCYQAITKKLKICEEETGSTSIQAADSTAVNGSVTPTDKKIGFLGLGLMGSGIVSNLLKMGHTVTVWNRTAEKEGARLGRTPAEVVSTCDITFACVSDPKAAKDLVLGPSGVLQGIRPGKCYVDMSTVDADTVTELAQVIVSRGGRFLEAPVSGNQQLSNDGMLVILAAGDRGLYEDCSSCFQAMGKTSFFLGEVGNAAKMMLIVNMVQGSFMATIAEGLTLAQVTGQSQQTLLDILNQGQLASIFLDQKCQNILQGNFKPDFYLKYIQKDLRLAIALGDAVNHPTPMAAAANEVYKRAKALDQSDNDMSAVYRAYIH; this is translated from the exons GGGAAAACTCGGCCGGTATCCTCCTTGGCCGGGAAAG ATTGTTAACCCACCCAAGGACTTAAAGAAACCACGTGGGAAGAAATGCTTCTTTGTAAAGTTTTTTGGAACAGAAGATCA TGCCTGGATCAAAGTGGAACAGCTCAAGCCGTATCATGCACATAAGGAGGAAATGATAAAGATCAACAAGGGGAAGCGATTCCAGCAAGCTGTGGACGCTGTGGAGGAGTTCCTCAGGAGAGCCAAAGGGAAGGACCAG ACATCATCCCACAGTTCTGCTGATGACAAGAATCGGCGTAATTCCAGTGAGGAGAGAAGTAGGCCAATCTCAGGTGATGAGAAGCGCAAGCTTAGCCTGTCTGAagggaaggtgaagaagaacatgggagaaggaaagaagagggtgCCTTCAGGCTCCTCAGAGCGAGGCTCCAAGTCCCCTCTGAAGAGAGCCCAGGAGCAGAGTCCCCGGAAGCGGGGTCGGCCCCCCAAGGACGAGAAG GACCTCAGCATCCCTGAGTCTAGTACTGTGAAGGGGATGATGGCTGGACCCACGGCCACGTTTAAATGGCAGCCGAACGTGAGCGAG CCTGTTAAAGATGCAGACCCTCATTTCCATCACTTCCTGCTCAGCCAAACGGAGAAG CCAGCTGTCTGTTACCAGGCAATCACAAAGAAGTTGAAAATATGTGAAGAG GAGACGGGGTCCACCTCCATCCAGGCCGCAGACAGCACGGCGGTGAATGGCAGTGTCACACCCACAGACAAAAA GATAGGATTTTTGGGCCTTGGCCTCATGGGAAGTGGCATCGTCTCCAACTTGCTAAAAATGGGCCACACGGTGACTGTCTGGAACCGGACTGCAGAGAAA GAGGGGGCCCGCCTAGGAAGAACCCCCGCTGAAGTCGTTTCAACTTGTGACATCACTTTTGCCTGCGTGTCGGACCCAAAGGCAGCCAAGGAC CTGGTGCTGGGCCCCAGTGGCGTGCTTCAGGGGATCCGCCCCGGGAAGTGCTACGTGGACATGTCGACGGTGGACGCTGACACAGTCACCGAGCTGGCCCAG GTGATTGTGTCCAGGGGGGGCCGCTTTCTGGAAGCCCCGGTCTCAGGGAATCAGCAGCTGTCTAATGATGGGATGTTGGTGATCTTAGCGGCCGGAGACAGGGGCTTGTATGAGGACTGCAGCAGCTGCTTCCAGGCAATGGGGAAGACCTCCTTCTTTCTAG GTGAGGTTGGCAACGCAGCTAAGATGATGCTGATTGTGAACATGGTCCAGGGGAGCTTCATGGCCACCATTGCAGAGGGGCTCACCCTGGCCCAAGTGACAGGCCAGTCCCAGCAGACACTCTTGGACATCCTCAATCAGGGTCAGTTGGccagcatcttcctggaccagaagtGCCAAA ATATCCTGCAAGGAAACTTTAAGCCCGATTTCTACCTGAAATACATTCAGAAGGATCTCCGCTTAGCCATTGCGCTAGGTGATGCCGTCAACCATCCGACCCCCATGGCTGCTGCAGCCAATGAG gTGTACAAAAGAGCCAAGGCACTGGACCAGTCTGACAATGACATGTCTGCCGTGTACCGAGCCTATATACACTAA
- the ROGDI gene encoding protein rogdi homolog isoform X2 — translation MATVMAATAAERAVLEEEFRWLLHDEVHAVLRQLQDILKEASLRFTLPGSGTEGPTKQENFVLGSYQVKGVLTLQGDALSQADVNLKMPRNNQLLHFAFREDKQWKLQQIQDARNHVSQAIYLLANRDESYQFRTGAEVLKLMDAVMLQLTRARNRLTTPATLTLPEIAASGLTRMFAPTLPSDLLVNVYINLNKLCLTVYQLHALQPNSTKNFRPAGGAVLHSPGAMFEWGTQRLEVSHVHKVESVIPWLNDALVFFTVSLQLCQQLKDKISVFSSYWSCRPF, via the exons ATGGCGACCGTGATGGCAGCGACGGCGGCGGAGCGGGCGGTGCTG GAGGAGGAGTTCCGCTGGCTGTTACACGACGAGGTGCACGCCGTGCTGAGGCAACTGCAGGACATCCTCAAG GAGGCCTCGCTCCGCTTCACTCTGCCAGGCTCAGGCACCGAGGGGCCCACGAAGCAGGAAAACTTTGTCTTGGGCAGCT ACCAGGTGAAGGGCGTGCTGACACTGCAGGGAGACGCGCTGAGCCAAGCG GACGTGAACCTGAAGATGCCCAGGAACAACCAGCTGCTGCACTTTGCCTTCCGGGAGGACAAGCAGTGGAAACTGCAGCAG ATCCAAGATGCCAGGAACCACGTGAGCCAAGCCATTTACCTCCTCGCCAACCGAGATGAGAGCTACCAGTTCAGGACGGGAGCAGAGGTCCTCAAG CTGATGGATGCCGTGATGCTGCAGCTGACCAGAGCCCGCAACCGGCTCACCACTCCTGCCACCCTCACCCTGCCAGAGATTGCTGCCAGCGGCCTCACG CGGATGTTCGCCCCCACCCTGCCTTCTGACCTCTTGGTCAACGTCTACATCAACCTCAACAAGCTCTGCCTCACTGTGTACCAGCTGCACGCCCTGCAGCCCAATTCCACCAAG AATTTCCGCCCAGCTGGAGGTGCTGTACTGCACAGCCCTGGGGCCATGTT CGAGTGGGGCACGCAGCGCCTGGAGGTGAGCCACGTGCACAAGGTGGAGTCTGTGATCCCCTGGCTCAACGACGCCCTGgtcttcttcactgtctccctgcaACTCTGCCAGCAGCTCAAGGATAAG atcTCTGTGTTCTCCAGCTACTGGAGCTGCAGGCCTTTCTGA
- the ROGDI gene encoding protein rogdi homolog isoform X1: protein MATVMAATAAERAVLEEEFRWLLHDEVHAVLRQLQDILKEASLRFTLPGSGTEGPTKQENFVLGSCGTDQVKGVLTLQGDALSQADVNLKMPRNNQLLHFAFREDKQWKLQQIQDARNHVSQAIYLLANRDESYQFRTGAEVLKLMDAVMLQLTRARNRLTTPATLTLPEIAASGLTRMFAPTLPSDLLVNVYINLNKLCLTVYQLHALQPNSTKNFRPAGGAVLHSPGAMFEWGTQRLEVSHVHKVESVIPWLNDALVFFTVSLQLCQQLKDKISVFSSYWSCRPF, encoded by the exons ATGGCGACCGTGATGGCAGCGACGGCGGCGGAGCGGGCGGTGCTG GAGGAGGAGTTCCGCTGGCTGTTACACGACGAGGTGCACGCCGTGCTGAGGCAACTGCAGGACATCCTCAAG GAGGCCTCGCTCCGCTTCACTCTGCCAGGCTCAGGCACCGAGGGGCCCACGAAGCAGGAAAACTTTGTCTTGGGCAGCTGTGG CACAGACCAGGTGAAGGGCGTGCTGACACTGCAGGGAGACGCGCTGAGCCAAGCG GACGTGAACCTGAAGATGCCCAGGAACAACCAGCTGCTGCACTTTGCCTTCCGGGAGGACAAGCAGTGGAAACTGCAGCAG ATCCAAGATGCCAGGAACCACGTGAGCCAAGCCATTTACCTCCTCGCCAACCGAGATGAGAGCTACCAGTTCAGGACGGGAGCAGAGGTCCTCAAG CTGATGGATGCCGTGATGCTGCAGCTGACCAGAGCCCGCAACCGGCTCACCACTCCTGCCACCCTCACCCTGCCAGAGATTGCTGCCAGCGGCCTCACG CGGATGTTCGCCCCCACCCTGCCTTCTGACCTCTTGGTCAACGTCTACATCAACCTCAACAAGCTCTGCCTCACTGTGTACCAGCTGCACGCCCTGCAGCCCAATTCCACCAAG AATTTCCGCCCAGCTGGAGGTGCTGTACTGCACAGCCCTGGGGCCATGTT CGAGTGGGGCACGCAGCGCCTGGAGGTGAGCCACGTGCACAAGGTGGAGTCTGTGATCCCCTGGCTCAACGACGCCCTGgtcttcttcactgtctccctgcaACTCTGCCAGCAGCTCAAGGATAAG atcTCTGTGTTCTCCAGCTACTGGAGCTGCAGGCCTTTCTGA
- the ROGDI gene encoding protein rogdi homolog isoform X3: MGHTVGPQGMWKEQVWVQEASLRFTLPGSGTEGPTKQENFVLGSCGTDQVKGVLTLQGDALSQADVNLKMPRNNQLLHFAFREDKQWKLQQIQDARNHVSQAIYLLANRDESYQFRTGAEVLKLMDAVMLQLTRARNRLTTPATLTLPEIAASGLTRMFAPTLPSDLLVNVYINLNKLCLTVYQLHALQPNSTKNFRPAGGAVLHSPGAMFEWGTQRLEVSHVHKVESVIPWLNDALVFFTVSLQLCQQLKDKISVFSSYWSCRPF; the protein is encoded by the exons ATGGGACACACGGTAGGCCCCCAGGGAATGTGGAAGGAGCAGGTATGGGTTCAG GAGGCCTCGCTCCGCTTCACTCTGCCAGGCTCAGGCACCGAGGGGCCCACGAAGCAGGAAAACTTTGTCTTGGGCAGCTGTGG CACAGACCAGGTGAAGGGCGTGCTGACACTGCAGGGAGACGCGCTGAGCCAAGCG GACGTGAACCTGAAGATGCCCAGGAACAACCAGCTGCTGCACTTTGCCTTCCGGGAGGACAAGCAGTGGAAACTGCAGCAG ATCCAAGATGCCAGGAACCACGTGAGCCAAGCCATTTACCTCCTCGCCAACCGAGATGAGAGCTACCAGTTCAGGACGGGAGCAGAGGTCCTCAAG CTGATGGATGCCGTGATGCTGCAGCTGACCAGAGCCCGCAACCGGCTCACCACTCCTGCCACCCTCACCCTGCCAGAGATTGCTGCCAGCGGCCTCACG CGGATGTTCGCCCCCACCCTGCCTTCTGACCTCTTGGTCAACGTCTACATCAACCTCAACAAGCTCTGCCTCACTGTGTACCAGCTGCACGCCCTGCAGCCCAATTCCACCAAG AATTTCCGCCCAGCTGGAGGTGCTGTACTGCACAGCCCTGGGGCCATGTT CGAGTGGGGCACGCAGCGCCTGGAGGTGAGCCACGTGCACAAGGTGGAGTCTGTGATCCCCTGGCTCAACGACGCCCTGgtcttcttcactgtctccctgcaACTCTGCCAGCAGCTCAAGGATAAG atcTCTGTGTTCTCCAGCTACTGGAGCTGCAGGCCTTTCTGA